Proteins from one Anastrepha obliqua isolate idAnaObli1 chromosome 2, idAnaObli1_1.0, whole genome shotgun sequence genomic window:
- the LOC129238152 gene encoding uncharacterized protein LOC129238152 yields the protein MLPSRAGNVLSNKMLCLALLALLWTTALTQTVHEPMTEHIYFYPRPGDGTPPHVYVKPTDLITRHRLQLITDWPYPGVMNGHVHKPIDLVATAEVSSQPIYFRKRENLSDVKLKQKQNILYLALPIMPQNQSNLSVSENKVLE from the exons ATGTTGCCTTCACGCGCAGGAAATGTTTTGAGTAACAAG ATGTTGTGCCTCGCTTTGCTTGCGTTGCTCTGGACCACAGCGCTAACGCAAACGGTACATGAGCCTATGACCGAGCATATTTACTTCTATCCGCGCCCAGGTGATGGTACACCTCCGCACGTTTACGTCAAACCAACGGATCTTATAACGCGGCATCGCTTGCAACTCATAACTGATTGGCCATATCCGGGCGTCATGAATGGACACGTCCACAAGCCCATCGATTTGGTCGCCACCGCTGAAGTCAGCTCACAACCTATTTACTTTCGCAAGCGCGAGAATCTCTCCGATGTAAAACTcaaacagaaacaaaatattttatatctcgCATTGCCGATAATGCCGCAAAATCAGTCCAACCTCAGTGTATCCGAGAATAAAGTTTTAGAATAA
- the LOC129238151 gene encoding uncharacterized protein LOC129238151 — protein sequence MKSGYGCISWFMETSATAFEREGLSLNSMKLFVILSFTLVASQTVNADVSHLSNNQYLPPTPHNERHSNDFAVNHFQPPTHQQHSQKGFLHSGVEIIRSIPIASYTLTTIVPVQEAHAPSIAGTNNFQTPQSSYQAPQKDYRTHLQYQPQSQPVYRTAPQLAGQQNDGFYTYDTPAPAPVVQGFAALGPAISPTYSTDSQQTYSDPSVPQTKAEHAQNIDTFNYAAPVTAPKVVPIVASSPPYSGGAHQSGSYNFAPVGPAQQRYSASAAPSNEYLPPASAYSPQAYSPPAVPVQQTHNTPAPVALSYSAPSQQSYAATGSTPLQDNYSLPTPQIANKYRPPASPPVPQAYTAPAQTPFQFPAAAPQVSTQTFHPAAEPGNYNTPVEQSYSAPSPHVSHEYLPPASAPLAKTFSTNQQTGSSDSGNEQKESESGSAVLSETVVKSTSGNEGDTAPVEQPAQALEQQSHTEQQQSDENSGSDNYETAAPAEQNRATHAPAQQTYPAPASALVALPLRQSYSSPRQQSDSTPAQQTYIAPAPPLQQSHVSSAPIAQEYSSASQSPAAPYHSAPAQHSQTASAPAPEALSAPPSASVSQEYLPPAPQKQPYARPAEEPIKHHSNLAPVTISSPAAVPVDSSYRTPVQAPVSQQPNSLISTSQQPCSAPSLAPLPAPVQISQEYLSPTPVKQSQPKPALTTVSRQSYSTPASAPASSFAPPTLSYSTPHARTLTVNQNYFPPAQAAHSYMAPSPAATAAPIQRSSHSGAAALSQTSSDYQSGSNGQAQFNQHVVAASQKYSSPPAPAAHTNNNFQSSFAASAAEKLFVAIAFAVIASVAADVSHLSNTYLPPSQAAASSISSEYLPPAASYSAPSYSVAASAPSVSYAAPAPARSVSYSAPAPVASYSAPSYSVAASAPSVSYAAPARSVSYSAPAPAASYSAPSYSVAASAPSVSYAAPAPARSVSYSAPAPVASYSAPSYSVAASAPSVSYAAPARSVSYSAPAPAASYSAPSYSVAASAPSVSYAAPAPVSYSAPAPAASYSAPSYSVAASAPSVSYSAPAASYSAPVAAASYSSPSYSSGGTAYGSNGGYIYRKRH from the exons ATGAAGAGTGGCTATGGCTGTATTAGTTGGTTTATGGAAACGAGTGCTACTGCATTTGAAAGAGAAGGCTTATCGCTAAACAGCATG AAGCTCTTCGTTATTCTCAGTTTTACGCTGGTAGCAAGCCAAACTGTTAACGCCGATGTTAGCCATTTATCCAACAACCAGTACTTGCCGCCAACCCCGCACAACGAAAGGCATTCAAACGACTTTGCGGTCAATCACTTTCAGCCACCGACACACCAGCAACACTCCCAAAAGGGTTTCCTACACAGCGGCGTTGAAATCATCAGATCGATCCCTATTGCCAGTTACACATTGACAACTATTGTTCCAGTACAAGAGGCGCATGCACCAAGCATAGCTGGTACTAATAACTTTCAAACGCCTCAAAGCAGCTATCAAGCTCCACAAAAAGACTATCGGACACATCTCCAATATCAGCCCCAATCTCAACCAGTCTACCGGACAGCTCCTCAGTTGGCAGGACAACAAAACGATGGCTTTTATACGTACGACACCCCAGCACCTGCTCCAGTGGTGCAAGGGTTTGCCGCACTCGGTCCGGCAATAAGTCCAACTTACTCAACTGACTCTCAGCAAACATACTCTGATCCTTCAGTTCCGCAGACAAAAGCCGAACACGCGCAAAATATTGACACTTTCAACTATGCTGCCCCAGTTACAGCGCCCAAGGTAGTCCCAATAGTTGCATCAAGTCCTCCTTATTCTGGTGGAGCTCACCAGTCTGGCTCGTACAACTTTGCTCCAGTTGGTCCCGCTCAACAGAGATATTCTGCTTCAGCAGCGCCATCTAATGAATATCTGCCTCCAGCGTCAGCGTATTCCCCACAAGCTTATTCCCCTCCGGCTGTGCCTGTACAACAGACTCATAATACTCCAGCACCAGTTGCGCTATCATATTCGGCTCCATCTCAGCAATCTTATGCTGCAACAGGTTCAACACCGCTTCAAGATAATTATTCACTGCCAACCCCTCAAATTGCAAATAAGTATCGCCCACCAGCATCGCCTCCTGTACCACAAGCGTACACGGCTCCAGCTCAGACTCCATTTCAATTTCCAGCTGCCGCTCCTCAGGTTTCCACACAAACATTTCACCCTGCAGCTGAGCCCGGAAACTACAATACGCCCGTTGAGCAGTCCTATTCTGCACCATCTCCCCACGTTTCACACGAGTACCTTCCACCTGCATCAGCGCCACTAGCAAAAACTTTCTCGACTAATCAGCAAACTGGCTCAAGCGATTCTGGGAATGAACAAAAAGAGAGTGAATCCGGTAGCGCGGTCCTAAGTGAAACTGTTGTTAAATCCACATCGGGTAATGAGGGAGACACTGCTCCAGTGGAGCAGCCGGCTCAAGCTTTGGAACAGCAATCGCATACAGAACAACAACAATCTGATGAAAATTCCGGCTCTGACAATTATGAAACCGCAGCTCCTGCTGAACAAAACCGCGCAACTCATGCCCCTGCCCAGCAGACTTATCCAGCACCTGCTTCCGCTTTGGTAGCTCTTCCTCTGCGGCAATCATATTCGTCTCCTCGTCAACAGTCAGATTCAACACCAGCTCAACAAACATACATTGCGCCTGCGCCTCCGTTACAGCAATCACATGTCTCCTCAGCGCCGATAGCTCAAGAATATTCATCTGCTTCACAATCACCTGCGGCTCCATATCATTCAGCTCCAGCTCAACATTCACAAACTGCATCAGCCCCTGCTCCCGAAGCTTTGTCCGCACCGCCTTCAGCTTCAGTTAGCCAGGAATATTTACCACCTGCTCCACAAAAGCAACCTTATGCCCGACCAGCTGAAGAGCCAATCAAACACCACTCTAATTTAGCTCCTGTAACAATTTCATCTCCAGCTGCAGTTCCAGTGGACTCATCGTACCGCACTCCAGTGCAAGCTCCAGTCAGCCAACAGCCTAATTCTCTGATTTCAACTAGCCAGCAACCTTGTTCAGCTCCTTCACTAGCACCATTACCTGCTCCGGTACAAATTAGTCAAGAATATCTGTCTCCAACGCCAGTAAAACAATCTCAACCTAAACCAGCGCTAACCACAGTGAGTCGGCAGTCTTATTCGACTCCTGCATCAGCTCCTGCTTCATCTTTCGCACCACCTACTTTATCCTACTCCACTCCACATGCACGAACTCTCACAGTTAACCAAAACTATTTCCCTCCAGCTCAGGCAGCGCACAGTTATATGGCACCTAGCCCTGCCGCCACTGCCGCTCCAATTCAACGAAGCAGCCATTCAGGTGCTGCTGCCTTAAGTCAAACCTCATCGGACTACCAGTCGGGGAGTAATGGCCAAGCTCAGTTCAACCAACACGTAGTTGCAGCGTCACAAAAGTACTCCTCTCCTCCAGCGCCTGCTGCGCACACTAACAACAACTTTCAATCGTCATTTGCCGCATCGGCAGCGGAA AAATTGTTCGTCGCCATCGCATTTGCCGTCATTGCCAGCGTTGCTGCCGATGTCAGCCACCTGAGCAACACTTATCTGCCACCATCCCAGGCTGCTGCTAGCTCAATTTCCTCAGAGTACCTGCCACCGGCTGCCAGTTACTCAGCGCCAAGCTACTCGGTTGCTGCTTCAGCACCAAGTGTATCGTACGCGGCTCCAGCTCCAGCTCGCTCAGTCTCCTACTCGGCGCCTGCTCCAGTTGCTTCTTATTCCGCACCCAGCTACTCGGTTGCTGCTTCGGCACCAAGTGTATCGTACGCTGCTCCAGCTCGCTCAGTCTCCTACTCGGCGCCTGCTCCAGCTGCTTCTTACTCCGCACCAAGCTACTCGGTTGCCGCCTCGGCACCAAGTGTTTCATACGCTGCTCCAGCTCCAGCTCGCTCAGTCTCCTACTCTGCACCTGCTCCAGTTGCTTCTTACTCCGCACCAAGCTACTCGGTTGCTGCTTCGGCCCCAAGTGTATCGTACGCTGCTCCAGCTCGCTCAGTCTCCTACTCTGCACCTGCTCCAGCTGCTTCTTACTCCGCACCAAGCTACTCGGTTGCTGCTTCAGCACCAAGTGTATCGTACGCTGCTCCAGCTCCAGTCTCCTACTCGGCCCCAGCTCCAGCTGCTTCATACTCGGCACCAAGCTACTCGGTTGCCGCCTCAGCACCAAGTGTATCCTACTCAGCTCCAGCTGCCAGCTATAGCGCTCCAGTCGCTGCTGCTTCCTACTCCTCGCCCTCATACTCCAGCGGTGGCACCGCTTATGGTTCCAACGGTGGCTACATCTACCGCAAACGTCACTAG